From one Actinopolyspora saharensis genomic stretch:
- the dacB gene encoding D-alanyl-D-alanine carboxypeptidase/D-alanyl-D-alanine endopeptidase — protein sequence MSDPQASKGETGDHEEVDSSAATAAESSPSAEEHDITGTSEDQGSLDWPAEDPEATSGEAAASGAAESESSEGSTDSEGSENSEDSEAAAPAWPEHDESAVESTQRLETIGHAEGASSEETSPEETSPAGTSSEETPAEESPPAEPGPGDSGSAGPADDPPTVQLAVIPPTVVEKPPSDGQRSPGTSDVAGSGSPGASRPADPADFGMPPGGATSGVPRLLGSPGARALPESEPATGGSVDGGDGGEGVVAGTSAVGSGAESSAETAPVGGGDTAAARDDLATGGEGTATGGGEVAGGGERNPDAEVSRGDPPDTVGAAGDSGSGGGARRFHWKRVRERMGRRSAITAVSLAGVIVLGLVAVLGTTTWFGDVLNPRADPPAPVRLDPAVSGLDSSARMPTRQGLSRALEGVVADPALSDLGGTVLDSRTGKVLWSRNADRGMVPASTNKLLTSCAALLAVDHDFRFSTKVVRGQDPGSVVLVGGGDPTLSALPEGRSSVYPDAARLDELVRKIRSSTSGEIDSVKVDVSRYSGPTLAEDWDQGDVRNGYIAPVRPVMLDGGREDPTDIHSPRSEHPALDAARELASRLGASTESVSTTTVRGSTSTLAEVRSPPLRDLVRKLLRDSDNVLAEAVARQVAVATGHEPSFSGAVRAVRSVLERNGFDLSGVELVDGSGLADADRLPPRLLGELLRTASAPADGPSGRSARLRPVLTAVPIAGATGSLAGRYDGPASEARGWVRAKTGTLTGANALAGTVVTKDGRLLSFAFVSNGSQPNAARPALDRVAAELRSCGCR from the coding sequence TTGTCCGATCCCCAGGCTTCGAAGGGCGAGACGGGCGATCACGAGGAGGTCGACTCGTCCGCGGCCACCGCGGCGGAATCGTCCCCCTCCGCGGAGGAGCACGACATCACCGGAACGAGTGAGGACCAGGGATCGCTCGACTGGCCCGCCGAGGACCCGGAAGCCACTTCCGGGGAAGCGGCGGCGAGCGGGGCCGCGGAGTCCGAGAGCTCCGAGGGCTCCACGGACTCCGAGGGTTCCGAGAACTCCGAGGATTCCGAGGCAGCCGCCCCTGCGTGGCCGGAGCACGACGAATCGGCCGTCGAGAGCACTCAGCGGTTGGAAACCATCGGTCACGCGGAGGGGGCGTCTTCGGAGGAGACCTCCCCGGAGGAAACGTCTCCGGCGGGAACGTCCTCGGAAGAAACTCCCGCGGAGGAGTCACCCCCTGCGGAGCCGGGCCCCGGGGACTCCGGCTCGGCCGGTCCCGCTGATGATCCGCCGACCGTGCAGCTGGCCGTGATTCCCCCCACCGTCGTGGAAAAGCCTCCTTCGGACGGGCAGCGGTCCCCCGGCACCTCGGACGTGGCCGGATCCGGTTCCCCCGGAGCCAGCCGCCCGGCCGATCCGGCCGATTTCGGCATGCCGCCTGGCGGTGCGACGTCAGGCGTCCCCCGACTGCTGGGCAGTCCCGGTGCGCGGGCCCTCCCCGAATCGGAGCCCGCGACGGGAGGCAGCGTCGACGGTGGGGACGGCGGCGAGGGGGTTGTCGCGGGAACCTCCGCGGTGGGCTCCGGGGCGGAATCGTCGGCGGAGACCGCGCCCGTCGGCGGGGGGGACACCGCCGCTGCCAGGGATGACCTCGCCACTGGAGGGGAAGGCACCGCCACTGGTGGGGGAGAGGTCGCCGGGGGCGGTGAGCGGAATCCCGACGCGGAGGTTTCACGGGGTGATCCCCCGGACACGGTCGGTGCGGCCGGGGACTCCGGTTCCGGCGGGGGAGCCAGGAGGTTCCACTGGAAACGGGTCCGCGAACGCATGGGCCGCAGAAGTGCGATCACCGCGGTTTCCCTGGCCGGTGTGATCGTGCTCGGGCTCGTGGCCGTGCTGGGGACCACGACCTGGTTCGGTGACGTGCTGAACCCCCGCGCGGATCCTCCCGCGCCGGTGCGGCTGGACCCCGCCGTCAGTGGGCTGGACTCCTCGGCGCGGATGCCGACCAGGCAGGGGCTGTCGCGAGCGCTCGAGGGAGTGGTGGCGGACCCGGCGTTGAGCGACCTGGGCGGGACCGTCCTCGACTCCAGGACGGGGAAGGTGCTGTGGAGCCGGAACGCCGATCGCGGCATGGTTCCGGCCTCGACCAACAAGCTGCTCACGTCCTGTGCCGCGCTGCTGGCCGTTGACCACGACTTCCGGTTCAGCACCAAGGTCGTGCGCGGGCAGGACCCCGGAAGCGTCGTCCTCGTCGGAGGTGGGGACCCGACGTTGTCCGCACTGCCCGAGGGGCGCAGTTCGGTCTACCCGGATGCGGCGCGGCTGGACGAGCTGGTGCGCAAGATCCGCTCGAGTACCTCGGGGGAGATCGACTCCGTGAAGGTGGACGTGAGTCGCTACAGCGGTCCCACTCTCGCCGAGGACTGGGACCAGGGGGACGTGAGGAACGGTTACATCGCCCCCGTGCGCCCGGTGATGCTCGACGGCGGGCGCGAGGACCCGACGGACATCCACAGCCCGCGCAGTGAGCATCCCGCCCTCGACGCGGCGCGCGAGCTCGCCTCCCGGCTGGGGGCGTCGACCGAGTCGGTGAGCACGACCACGGTGCGGGGCAGCACCTCCACGCTCGCCGAGGTTCGCTCCCCTCCGCTGCGGGACCTGGTGCGCAAGTTGCTCCGGGACTCGGACAACGTGCTGGCCGAGGCGGTGGCACGTCAGGTGGCGGTGGCCACGGGGCACGAGCCCTCCTTCTCCGGTGCCGTGCGCGCGGTGCGTTCCGTTCTCGAGCGGAACGGCTTCGACCTGAGCGGGGTGGAGCTCGTCGACGGGAGCGGGCTGGCCGATGCCGATCGGTTGCCTCCGCGATTGCTGGGTGAGCTGCTGCGGACGGCCAGCGCGCCGGCGGACGGGCCGTCCGGGCGCAGCGCCAGGCTGCGGCCGGTGCTGACCGCTGTTCCCATCGCGGGAGCCACCGGCAGTCTGGCCGGGCGTTACGACGGGCCAGCATCGGAAGCGCGCGGTTGGGTCAGGGCCAAGACCGGAACGCTGACCGGGGCGAACGCCCTGGCGGGGACCGTGGTCACCAAGGACGGCAGACTGCTGAGCTTCGCGTTCGTCTCGAACGGGAGCCAGCCGAACGCGGCACGTCCCGCGCTGGATCGGGTGGCCGCGGAACTGCGTTCCTGCGGCTGTCGCTGA
- a CDS encoding inorganic diphosphatase, which yields MDFDVMIEIPKGNRNKYEVDHKTGRIRLDRTLFTATQYPADYGFIEETLGEDGDPLDALVLVQEPTFPGCLISARAIGMFRMRDEKGGDDKIICVPADDPRQDHMRDIHHVQEFHRLEIQHFFEVYKDLEPAKSVEGATWVGREEAETEIKRSFERAKEQEH from the coding sequence GTGGACTTCGACGTAATGATCGAGATCCCCAAGGGGAACCGCAACAAGTACGAGGTGGACCACAAGACGGGCCGGATCCGTCTCGACCGGACGCTGTTCACCGCCACCCAGTATCCGGCCGACTACGGATTCATCGAGGAGACCCTCGGCGAGGACGGGGACCCGCTGGACGCGCTCGTGCTCGTGCAGGAGCCGACCTTCCCCGGCTGCCTGATCAGCGCGCGCGCCATCGGAATGTTCCGGATGCGCGACGAGAAGGGCGGCGACGACAAGATCATCTGTGTTCCGGCCGACGACCCGCGGCAGGACCACATGCGCGACATCCACCACGTCCAGGAGTTCCACCGGCTGGAGATCCAGCACTTCTTCGAGGTCTACAAGGACCTCGAGCCCGCGAAGAGCGTGGAAGGCGCGACCTGGGTCGGCCGGGAAGAGGCCGAGACCGAGATCAAGCGCTCGTTCGAGCGCGCCAAGGAACAGGAGCACTGA
- a CDS encoding DUF4231 domain-containing protein, producing MSSTEVSTGIVGGGVLSADSAPDDVARRIADLSEQVHRALLLRRLLVVWAIPGNGVLIALALGGLVLRGTPVWWMTTLVSVILMISVVGSLFLLYRQYFRVRGMAIELRELNQARREQMLDDMDSGDLLATHKRYRVYLPDAVRAYRRQARRYRCANNVLQVMVIAGSIVTAVVAAASVSMATARWSAVVLSLVVALTAALSGYGKYRERSVNLQVTADALEREYHSVELRVGKYGRFEDERAAYAEFAHEAEVLLDEHAKRQQQVGPAVLPDNLV from the coding sequence ATGAGCAGTACTGAGGTCAGTACGGGGATAGTCGGAGGAGGTGTGCTCTCCGCCGATTCGGCCCCTGATGACGTCGCGCGACGCATCGCGGACCTCTCCGAACAGGTGCATCGGGCACTGCTGTTACGACGTTTGCTGGTCGTGTGGGCCATTCCGGGGAACGGAGTCCTGATCGCCCTCGCTCTGGGGGGCCTCGTGCTGCGGGGTACCCCTGTTTGGTGGATGACGACACTCGTCTCGGTGATACTGATGATCTCCGTGGTGGGATCGCTCTTCCTGCTGTACCGCCAGTACTTCAGGGTACGCGGTATGGCGATCGAACTGCGGGAGCTGAATCAGGCGCGTCGCGAGCAGATGCTCGACGACATGGACTCCGGTGACCTGCTGGCCACGCACAAGCGCTACCGCGTGTACCTGCCGGACGCCGTCCGGGCGTACCGCAGGCAGGCTCGTCGTTATCGGTGTGCCAACAACGTGCTGCAGGTGATGGTCATAGCCGGGTCCATCGTGACCGCGGTGGTGGCTGCCGCTTCGGTGTCGATGGCGACCGCTCGCTGGTCGGCTGTCGTGTTGAGTCTCGTGGTGGCGTTGACCGCGGCCTTGTCCGGTTACGGCAAGTACCGGGAACGCAGTGTGAATTTGCAGGTAACCGCTGATGCCCTCGAGCGCGAATACCACTCGGTGGAGCTTCGGGTGGGCAAGTACGGTCGTTTCGAGGACGAGCGGGCCGCCTACGCGGAGTTCGCCCACGAGGCCGAGGTGTTGTTGGACGAGCACGCCAAACGTCAGCAACAGGTGGGGCCCGCTGTGCTGCCGGACAATCTGGTTTGA
- a CDS encoding PPOX class F420-dependent oxidoreductase has translation MIFTGVESAYLDGQLLGRLATVGSDGTPQVRPLGFRLNEDGTIDLGGPRVASTQRYRNVRRQPRVGFVVDDLTPEDPSLVRPGMGRGVEIRGVADTLRVDTPPGKPGMAGNDIIRLLPRRVISWHIDPDNPAGEARNVA, from the coding sequence ATGATTTTTACCGGGGTCGAGAGCGCCTATCTCGATGGGCAGCTGCTGGGGAGGTTGGCGACCGTGGGGTCGGACGGTACTCCGCAGGTCAGACCGCTGGGGTTTCGGCTCAACGAGGACGGAACGATCGACCTGGGAGGGCCGCGGGTGGCCTCGACCCAGCGGTACCGCAATGTGCGCAGGCAGCCCCGGGTCGGGTTCGTCGTGGACGATCTGACCCCGGAGGATCCGTCCTTGGTGAGGCCTGGGATGGGGCGAGGTGTCGAGATCCGTGGGGTGGCGGACACCCTGCGGGTCGATACACCTCCGGGGAAGCCCGGTATGGCGGGTAATGACATCATTCGGCTGCTCCCGCGGCGGGTGATCAGCTGGCACATCGATCCGGACAACCCTGCCGGGGAAGCCAGGAACGTCGCTTAG
- a CDS encoding cytochrome d ubiquinol oxidase subunit II produces MSLADLMIAVMWAGLTAYVLLGGADFGGGFWDLLAGGTRKGAEQRDLINHSIGPVWEANHVWLIFVIVLCWTGFPEVFAAVSSTMYIPLTLVALGIIARGAAFAFRKASTELGHRRVYGFAFALSSVLTPFFLGTVAGGIASGRTPAGIAEGELVGSWVNPTSALGGVLAVAIAAYLAAVFLCADARREGQDALAETFRRKALGTAAVTGVVALGGIAVLHADAPRLYAGLVGKGLPLILVSALGGVASLALLLRRRYVPSRGAAAVAVAALLWGWAVAQYPLVLLPDTTIEEAAAQPSVLRVSLVVTLIGAVLLLPSLWWMFSLFQRVQPHSAGRGTSASE; encoded by the coding sequence ATGAGTCTCGCGGACCTGATGATCGCGGTGATGTGGGCGGGCTTGACCGCCTACGTGCTGCTGGGCGGTGCCGATTTCGGCGGTGGTTTCTGGGACCTGCTGGCGGGGGGAACGCGGAAGGGGGCCGAGCAGCGGGACCTCATCAACCACTCGATCGGTCCGGTCTGGGAGGCCAACCACGTTTGGCTGATATTCGTCATCGTGCTGTGCTGGACCGGTTTCCCCGAGGTGTTCGCGGCCGTGTCCTCGACCATGTACATCCCGCTGACCCTGGTTGCCCTGGGCATCATCGCCAGGGGAGCGGCCTTCGCGTTCCGCAAGGCCAGCACGGAGCTCGGCCACCGGCGGGTCTACGGGTTCGCCTTCGCGCTGTCCTCGGTGCTGACCCCGTTCTTCCTCGGGACCGTCGCCGGAGGGATCGCTTCCGGGAGGACCCCCGCGGGGATAGCGGAGGGCGAGCTCGTCGGTAGCTGGGTCAACCCCACCTCGGCGCTGGGCGGGGTTCTCGCGGTGGCGATCGCGGCCTATCTCGCGGCGGTGTTCCTGTGCGCCGACGCCCGCAGGGAGGGGCAGGACGCACTGGCCGAGACCTTCCGCCGCAAGGCGCTCGGGACAGCCGCGGTCACCGGGGTGGTCGCGCTCGGCGGCATAGCCGTGCTCCACGCGGACGCTCCCCGCCTCTACGCGGGGCTCGTCGGCAAGGGGCTGCCGCTGATCCTCGTCTCGGCGCTCGGAGGGGTGGCCTCGCTCGCTCTGCTGCTGCGCAGAAGGTACGTGCCTTCCCGGGGGGCGGCCGCGGTCGCCGTGGCGGCCCTGCTGTGGGGGTGGGCCGTGGCTCAGTACCCGTTGGTGCTGCTGCCGGACACCACCATCGAGGAGGCCGCCGCCCAACCGTCCGTGCTGCGGGTGAGCCTGGTGGTCACCCTGATCGGGGCCGTGCTGCTGCTTCCCTCGCTGTGGTGGATGTTCAGCCTGTTCCAGCGCGTGCAGCCGCACTCGGCCGGCCGGGGGACGAGCGCTTCCGAGTAG
- a CDS encoding cytochrome ubiquinol oxidase subunit I has protein sequence MTGHSAAELLAEAASPADLVAARIQMALSLGWHIVIACFGVGMPAITVFAEWRGNRTGDEVYRLLAQRWAKAMGVLFAVGAVSGTILSFEMGVLWPGMMDTYGQVIGLPFTLEGFAFFIEAIFLGIYLYAWDRLSPRVHVLTGIPVCVAGVASAFFVVTANAWMNQPRGFDLENGRVVQVEPWAAMFNPAAWPQTVHMIIAAFMVAGFGMAAVYAAALLRGRRDRYHRLGFLIPFTVGAVLTPVQIGVGDWAAKFLAENQPIKLAAIEGVHETARNVPLHLGGVYQQGEMRYALEIPSGLSLLAHWTPNGRILGLAEAAAENRPPVNIVHWSFQIMVAIGFGLLLLGIWCGLVWWRRRSLPRNRVFLVLATAAGFAAPLALEFGWITTEVGRQPWIVWGRMRTAEAVTPVPGLYGGLLAVAVVYLVMTVATIYVLRRLARAPLAPQEHDEEHA, from the coding sequence ATGACGGGCCACTCGGCTGCGGAACTGCTGGCTGAGGCCGCATCGCCCGCGGATCTGGTCGCGGCCCGGATCCAGATGGCCCTGTCGTTGGGGTGGCACATCGTGATCGCCTGCTTCGGGGTGGGCATGCCCGCGATCACGGTCTTCGCGGAGTGGCGCGGCAACCGCACCGGGGACGAGGTGTACCGGCTGCTCGCCCAGCGCTGGGCCAAGGCCATGGGCGTGCTGTTCGCCGTGGGCGCGGTCTCGGGCACGATCCTGAGCTTCGAGATGGGTGTGCTGTGGCCCGGCATGATGGACACCTACGGGCAGGTCATCGGGCTTCCGTTCACCCTGGAGGGATTCGCCTTCTTCATCGAGGCGATCTTCCTCGGGATCTACCTCTACGCCTGGGACAGGCTCTCGCCCCGAGTTCACGTGCTGACCGGCATCCCCGTCTGCGTCGCAGGAGTGGCCTCGGCGTTCTTCGTCGTCACGGCCAACGCCTGGATGAACCAGCCCAGGGGGTTCGACCTGGAGAACGGCCGGGTGGTGCAGGTCGAGCCGTGGGCGGCCATGTTCAACCCGGCGGCCTGGCCGCAGACCGTGCACATGATCATCGCCGCTTTCATGGTGGCCGGTTTCGGAATGGCCGCGGTTTACGCCGCGGCGCTGCTGCGCGGCAGGCGTGATCGCTACCACCGGCTCGGATTCCTGATTCCCTTCACGGTCGGCGCCGTGCTCACACCGGTGCAGATAGGAGTGGGGGACTGGGCCGCGAAGTTCCTCGCCGAGAACCAGCCGATCAAGCTCGCGGCCATCGAGGGCGTTCACGAAACAGCGCGCAACGTCCCGCTGCACCTCGGTGGTGTCTACCAGCAGGGCGAGATGCGGTACGCCCTCGAGATCCCCAGCGGTCTCTCGCTGCTGGCCCACTGGACCCCGAACGGGCGAATCCTCGGGTTGGCCGAGGCCGCCGCCGAGAACCGCCCACCGGTCAACATCGTGCACTGGTCCTTCCAGATCATGGTGGCCATCGGTTTCGGGCTGCTGCTGCTCGGCATCTGGTGCGGTCTCGTCTGGTGGCGGCGCAGGAGCTTGCCGCGCAACCGGGTCTTTCTCGTCCTGGCGACCGCGGCGGGCTTCGCCGCTCCGCTGGCGCTGGAATTCGGCTGGATCACCACTGAGGTGGGACGTCAGCCGTGGATCGTCTGGGGCAGGATGCGCACTGCCGAAGCCGTCACCCCTGTACCGGGGCTCTACGGCGGGCTGCTGGCCGTTGCCGTGGTGTACCTGGTGATGACCGTCGCCACCATCTACGTGCTGAGGCGGTTGGCGCGGGCCCCGCTGGCTCCGCAGGAACACGACGAGGAACACGCATGA
- a CDS encoding DNA polymerase III subunit delta' yields the protein MAAETDSSVAAGEVAPGSPSGDRGADPSGEGIWAEVVGQPEAVRTLTSAVRAARARLRGESTTGGAMTHAWLFTGPPGSGRAEAARAFAGALQCADAEAPGCGTCAACETALTGTHADVTTVAPEGLSISVAEMRSLVQAAARRPTTGYWRIVLIEDADRLTEGAANALLKAIEEPPERTVFLLCAPSDHPADVPVTIRSRCRALQLRTPLVGAIAESLRRRDGIERSTAEWAASVCGGHIGRARRLATDPQARERRETVLGIPRGLRDLSEVFGEAGRLVRSAETEASELNEERNEAEKEELRTAMGAGGTGKGTSSATKGANAALKELERKQKARATRSQRDALDLALVDLAGFYRDVLATRFGATVPLNHPDFARDVSRAAAEWTSETALRRLEAVLRCRTALNRNVKPVVAVEALAAELYR from the coding sequence ATGGCTGCGGAGACCGACTCGTCCGTCGCCGCGGGGGAGGTGGCGCCCGGTTCCCCATCCGGAGATCGGGGAGCGGATCCCTCGGGTGAGGGAATCTGGGCCGAGGTCGTCGGACAGCCCGAGGCCGTGCGCACGCTGACGAGCGCCGTGCGCGCCGCGCGGGCACGTCTTCGCGGGGAGAGCACCACGGGCGGTGCGATGACCCACGCGTGGTTGTTCACCGGGCCGCCGGGATCCGGGCGCGCGGAGGCCGCGCGCGCCTTCGCCGGGGCGCTGCAGTGCGCCGACGCGGAAGCGCCCGGCTGCGGGACCTGCGCGGCCTGCGAGACCGCGCTGACGGGGACCCACGCCGACGTGACCACGGTGGCCCCGGAGGGGCTGTCGATCTCGGTCGCCGAGATGCGCTCGCTGGTGCAGGCCGCCGCCAGGAGACCGACCACGGGGTATTGGCGGATAGTGCTGATCGAGGACGCCGACCGGCTCACCGAAGGTGCGGCCAACGCGCTGCTCAAGGCGATCGAGGAGCCTCCCGAGCGGACCGTGTTCCTGTTGTGCGCCCCCTCGGACCACCCGGCCGACGTGCCCGTGACGATCCGCTCCCGCTGCAGGGCCCTGCAACTGCGCACCCCCCTGGTCGGGGCGATAGCCGAGTCGCTGCGCCGCCGCGACGGCATCGAGCGCTCCACGGCGGAGTGGGCCGCCTCGGTCTGCGGTGGGCACATCGGCAGGGCGCGGCGACTGGCCACCGATCCGCAGGCGCGGGAGCGGCGGGAGACGGTGCTGGGCATTCCGCGCGGTCTGCGCGACCTGTCCGAGGTCTTCGGCGAGGCCGGACGGCTCGTGCGCTCCGCCGAGACCGAGGCCTCCGAGCTCAACGAGGAGCGCAACGAGGCGGAGAAGGAGGAGCTGCGCACCGCGATGGGGGCGGGGGGAACCGGAAAGGGGACCTCCTCGGCCACCAAGGGGGCCAACGCGGCGCTGAAGGAGCTGGAGCGGAAGCAGAAGGCGCGTGCCACCCGGTCCCAGCGGGACGCGTTGGACCTGGCGCTGGTCGATCTGGCCGGCTTCTACCGCGACGTGCTGGCTACCAGGTTCGGCGCGACGGTGCCGTTGAACCATCCCGACTTCGCGCGGGACGTGTCCAGGGCGGCGGCCGAGTGGACCTCGGAAACCGCCCTGCGCCGGCTGGAGGCGGTGCTGCGTTGCCGCACCGCGCTGAACCGCAACGTCAAGCCGGTCGTGGCCGTGGAGGCGTTGGCAGCCGAGCTGTACCGGTGA
- the topA gene encoding type I DNA topoisomerase: MAGSTRTKKDSAEGRASQTSTGGSGGRRLVIVESPAKARKIASFLGSGYQVESSRGHIRDLPRGAADIPAAYKGHSWARLGVDVENDFEPLYLVTDEKQDTVDELRQALSGADELYLATDGDREGEAIAWHLLETLQPSVPVRRMVFHEITEAAIRAAAANPRELDNNLVDAQETRRILDRLYGYEVSPVLWKKVMPKLSAGRVQSVATRIVVQRERERIRFVPASYWDIAATLRVPEEQGSGFGARLVSVDGARLATGKDFGPDGELTGDALVLDEQRARSLAAGLDTAELNVSSVEEKPYTRKPYAPFMTSTLQQEAGRKLRFSADRTMRTAQRLYENGYITYMRTDSTTLSDTAINAARQQAVELYGDSYISGQARQYTRKVKNAQEAHEAIRPAGENFRTPRDVGSELDADGYKLYELIWQRTIASQMADAKGTTMSVRVSGTAESGEECVFASSGRTITFSGFLKAYVESVDSEAGGVADDAESRLPRLVEGQHLRAGELEPDEHSTNPPARYTEASLVKALEDLGIGRPSTYASIISTIQERGYVWRKGSALVPSWIAFAVIGLLEQHFGRLVDYDFTAALEDELDRIAEGAQQRTRWLHGFYFGGEVGPQDSIGRAGGLKKLVGSGVEDIDARQVNSIPMFSDDEGRTVYVRVGRYGPYLERPAHAAESGSGESQRANLPDSLAPDELTPQIAEKLFATPMEGRTLGTDPETGNEVVAKDGRFGPYVTEVLPEGTKGKPRTASLFKSMSLDTITLEDALRLLSLPRTVGTDPDTGEEITAQNGRYGPYLKRGSDSRSLDNEEQIFTVTLEEARRIYEQPKQRARRAAAPPLRELGEEPDTGRNLVVKDGRFGPYVTDGETNASLRKGDTVEELSKDRAIELVAERRAKAPAKKKGTKKSKSTSSSGGTKSGAKAKDSGSGESPSGANGTGSSTGSSGKKSSGRSSGTASGSGSSTSKTGTSKSSTSKNGTSKNGANGGSSSGSSRTGGSTGSGGRQRAASRSQS, translated from the coding sequence GTGGCTGGCTCGACACGGACGAAGAAGGACAGCGCCGAGGGGCGCGCTTCTCAGACTTCCACCGGGGGCTCCGGCGGTCGGCGGTTGGTGATCGTCGAGTCCCCGGCCAAGGCGCGCAAGATCGCTTCCTTTCTCGGCTCGGGCTACCAGGTCGAGTCGTCCCGCGGACACATCAGGGATCTGCCGCGCGGAGCGGCGGACATCCCCGCCGCCTACAAGGGGCACTCGTGGGCACGTCTCGGTGTGGACGTGGAGAACGACTTCGAACCGCTCTACCTGGTGACCGACGAGAAGCAGGACACGGTCGACGAGCTGCGCCAGGCGCTGTCGGGGGCCGACGAGTTGTACCTGGCCACGGACGGTGACCGCGAGGGCGAGGCCATCGCCTGGCACCTGTTGGAGACGCTGCAGCCGTCGGTCCCCGTCCGGCGGATGGTCTTCCACGAGATCACGGAGGCGGCGATCCGGGCGGCTGCGGCCAACCCGAGGGAGCTGGACAACAACCTCGTCGACGCGCAGGAGACCAGGCGCATCCTGGACCGGCTCTACGGCTACGAGGTCAGCCCCGTGCTGTGGAAGAAGGTCATGCCGAAGCTCTCGGCGGGCAGGGTGCAGTCGGTGGCCACCCGGATCGTGGTGCAGCGTGAGCGGGAGCGCATCCGTTTCGTTCCGGCGTCCTACTGGGACATCGCCGCCACGCTGCGCGTTCCCGAGGAGCAGGGTTCCGGTTTCGGTGCGCGCCTGGTCAGCGTCGACGGTGCGCGGCTGGCGACCGGGAAGGACTTCGGCCCGGACGGGGAGCTGACCGGCGACGCGCTCGTGCTGGACGAGCAGCGCGCCCGCTCGCTCGCCGCCGGGTTGGACACGGCCGAGCTGAACGTGTCCAGCGTCGAGGAGAAGCCCTACACGCGGAAGCCTTACGCGCCGTTCATGACCTCGACGCTGCAGCAGGAGGCCGGGCGCAAGCTGCGTTTCTCGGCGGACCGCACGATGCGCACCGCGCAGCGGTTGTACGAGAACGGTTACATCACCTACATGCGCACGGACTCCACCACGCTGTCGGACACGGCGATCAACGCCGCGCGGCAGCAGGCCGTGGAGCTCTACGGCGACAGCTACATCTCCGGGCAGGCGCGGCAGTACACGCGCAAGGTCAAGAACGCCCAGGAGGCCCACGAGGCCATCCGTCCGGCGGGGGAGAACTTCCGCACCCCGAGGGACGTGGGCTCGGAGCTGGACGCCGACGGTTACAAGCTCTACGAGCTGATCTGGCAGCGCACGATCGCCTCTCAGATGGCCGACGCCAAGGGGACCACGATGTCGGTCCGGGTGTCCGGCACGGCCGAGAGCGGGGAGGAGTGCGTTTTCGCCTCCTCGGGCAGGACGATCACCTTCTCCGGCTTCCTCAAGGCCTACGTCGAGTCGGTGGACTCGGAGGCGGGGGGCGTGGCCGACGACGCGGAGTCGCGGCTGCCGCGCCTGGTCGAGGGTCAGCACCTCAGGGCGGGTGAGCTCGAACCGGACGAGCACTCGACGAACCCGCCGGCCCGCTACACCGAGGCCAGTCTGGTCAAGGCGCTCGAGGACCTGGGCATCGGCCGCCCGTCCACCTACGCCTCGATCATCAGCACCATCCAGGAACGCGGTTACGTCTGGCGGAAGGGGTCGGCTCTCGTGCCGTCCTGGATCGCCTTCGCCGTGATCGGCCTGCTGGAGCAGCACTTCGGCAGGCTGGTCGACTACGACTTCACCGCAGCGCTGGAGGACGAGCTCGACCGCATAGCCGAGGGTGCGCAGCAGCGCACCAGGTGGCTCCACGGTTTCTACTTCGGCGGTGAGGTGGGCCCGCAAGACTCCATCGGCAGGGCCGGCGGTCTGAAGAAGCTCGTCGGCTCCGGTGTGGAGGACATCGACGCCCGCCAGGTCAACTCGATTCCGATGTTCAGCGACGACGAGGGGCGCACGGTGTACGTGCGCGTCGGTCGCTACGGCCCGTACCTGGAACGTCCGGCGCACGCTGCCGAGAGCGGCAGCGGGGAGTCGCAGCGCGCCAACCTGCCGGACTCGCTCGCGCCCGACGAGTTGACGCCCCAGATCGCGGAGAAGCTGTTCGCCACTCCGATGGAGGGGCGCACGCTCGGAACGGACCCGGAGACCGGCAACGAGGTCGTGGCCAAGGACGGCCGGTTCGGGCCGTACGTGACGGAGGTGCTGCCGGAGGGGACCAAGGGCAAGCCGCGCACCGCCAGCCTGTTCAAGTCCATGTCGCTGGACACCATCACCCTGGAGGACGCGCTGCGGTTGCTCTCGCTGCCGCGCACGGTCGGTACCGATCCCGACACGGGTGAGGAGATCACGGCGCAGAACGGCCGTTACGGTCCGTACCTCAAGCGGGGGAGCGACTCGCGTTCCCTGGACAACGAGGAGCAGATCTTCACGGTCACCCTGGAGGAGGCCCGCCGGATCTACGAGCAGCCCAAGCAGCGCGCTCGCAGGGCGGCGGCCCCTCCGCTGCGGGAGTTGGGCGAGGAGCCCGACACCGGCAGGAACCTGGTCGTCAAGGACGGTCGGTTCGGTCCCTACGTGACCGACGGGGAGACGAACGCGTCGCTGCGCAAGGGTGACACGGTCGAGGAGCTGAGCAAGGACCGCGCGATCGAGCTGGTCGCCGAGCGGCGGGCCAAGGCGCCGGCCAAGAAGAAGGGGACCAAGAAGTCGAAGAGCACGAGCTCGAGCGGCGGGACCAAGAGTGGTGCCAAGGCCAAGGACAGCGGTTCCGGGGAGTCGCCCTCCGGGGCGAACGGGACCGGTTCCTCCACGGGCTCGTCCGGGAAGAAGTCGTCCGGCAGGAGTTCGGGGACCGCATCCGGAAGCGGAAGTTCCACGTCCAAGACCGGCACGTCCAAGAGCTCCACGAGCAAGAACGGCACGTCGAAGAACGGCGCGAACGGTGGATCCTCGTCCGGGAGCTCGCGAACGGGTGGTTCCACCGGAAGCGGTGGCAGGCAACGTGCCGCGAGCCGCTCGCAGAGCTGA